In Spirosoma aureum, a single genomic region encodes these proteins:
- the thrC gene encoding threonine synthase — protein MRFYSTNNPQNTVSVEEALFHSLPADKGLYMPTPLPHLGTDFFEKIAGQSLADIGFEISKALFSDEISTADLENLTHQAFPFDTPVVDLEPGKTSVLELFHGPSLAFKDVGARYMAALMSYYSGRNDKEVNILVATSGDTGGAVAMGFHNVPGVRVSILYPSGRVSDLQEKQLTTLGGNVQAFEVDGSFDDCQAIVKQAFVDTELNAHLSLSSANSINIFRLIPQGFYYVRAYGQVRKWGKPVVFSTPSGNFGNLSAGAMVQQMGLPVAHFVAATNLNHVVPSYIKTGVYTPKASIATISNAMDVGSPSNFVRLAHLYGNDFDHFKENVSGYFYDDDETRVGMKRIYDQFGYIACPHTAIGILGLQQYLLDRNIDYTGVALATAHPSKFKPLVEDVLGQSVHVPDRLASLASRSKISIRIPAQYEAFKESLLHTVL, from the coding sequence ATGCGTTTTTATAGCACCAACAATCCTCAGAATACTGTTTCTGTTGAGGAAGCCCTTTTTCACAGCCTACCTGCTGATAAAGGACTGTATATGCCAACTCCTTTACCTCATTTAGGCACTGACTTTTTCGAAAAAATTGCTGGACAGTCTTTAGCAGATATTGGATTTGAGATCAGTAAAGCACTCTTTAGTGATGAAATAAGTACGGCTGATCTGGAAAACCTTACGCATCAGGCTTTTCCATTCGATACACCAGTTGTTGATCTGGAGCCAGGAAAAACCAGTGTTCTTGAGTTGTTTCACGGTCCATCGCTGGCCTTTAAAGATGTTGGAGCTCGTTATATGGCGGCTTTAATGTCTTATTATTCAGGCCGTAACGATAAAGAAGTTAATATTTTGGTAGCTACTTCGGGTGATACGGGCGGAGCTGTTGCTATGGGCTTCCACAATGTTCCTGGCGTTCGTGTCTCAATCTTATATCCTTCTGGCCGAGTTAGCGATCTTCAGGAAAAACAATTAACAACGCTTGGTGGAAATGTTCAGGCATTTGAAGTAGATGGGTCTTTCGACGATTGTCAGGCTATCGTGAAACAAGCCTTTGTCGATACGGAGCTAAACGCTCATTTATCCCTATCCTCTGCGAATTCGATCAATATTTTTCGGTTGATTCCGCAGGGGTTTTATTACGTTCGGGCATACGGCCAGGTACGCAAATGGGGGAAACCCGTTGTTTTTTCAACGCCCAGTGGAAATTTCGGTAATCTTAGCGCTGGTGCCATGGTTCAACAAATGGGCTTGCCTGTTGCTCATTTTGTGGCAGCAACTAACCTAAATCATGTAGTGCCGTCTTACATAAAAACGGGAGTGTATACGCCTAAAGCCTCTATTGCGACGATCTCGAATGCGATGGATGTGGGGAGTCCAAGCAACTTTGTTCGTTTAGCTCATCTCTACGGTAATGATTTTGATCATTTCAAAGAAAATGTTTCAGGCTATTTCTATGATGATGACGAAACACGAGTGGGGATGAAACGTATCTATGACCAATTTGGCTATATCGCCTGTCCTCACACCGCCATTGGCATTTTGGGCTTACAACAATACCTGCTCGACAGGAATATCGATTATACGGGTGTTGCATTAGCTACGGCCCATCCGTCAAAATTTAAGCCCTTAGTTGAAGATGTACTGGGCCAATCTGTTCATGTCCCTGACAGACTGGCCAGTTTAGCCAGCCGATCTAAAATAAGCATTCGAATTCCTGCTCAATACGAGGCATTTAAAGAGTCTTTGCTCCATACAGTTCTCTAA
- a CDS encoding LOG family protein yields the protein MQSIVVYCGSNPGTNPIYKEVAIELGEKLATRNIRLIYGGGGFGLMGTVADTVLNNGGEVTGVIPNFLADLEVAHKTLTELHFVETMHERKYKMVQLAKGVIALPGGYGTLDELFEILAWRQLKIYDGPVAIINTNGYYDLMLQQLDRMVADGFLKAENRSLLLVAESVEQVLDQIEAFWAIL from the coding sequence ATGCAGAGCATTGTTGTTTATTGTGGCTCAAATCCTGGCACAAACCCAATCTATAAAGAAGTTGCCATAGAACTCGGGGAAAAATTAGCCACTCGTAACATCCGGTTAATCTATGGCGGTGGTGGCTTCGGCCTGATGGGAACTGTTGCCGATACTGTACTGAACAACGGGGGAGAAGTAACTGGTGTAATTCCGAATTTTCTCGCGGATCTTGAAGTGGCCCATAAAACGCTTACAGAGCTCCATTTTGTTGAAACAATGCATGAGCGGAAATACAAGATGGTACAGTTGGCGAAAGGCGTTATTGCCTTGCCAGGTGGCTACGGAACACTTGATGAACTGTTTGAGATCTTAGCTTGGCGTCAACTAAAGATTTATGATGGTCCAGTAGCTATCATTAACACGAATGGCTATTATGATCTCATGCTTCAACAATTAGACCGAATGGTTGCCGATGGTTTCTTAAAAGCAGAGAATAGATCTTTGCTGCTGGTTGCAGAATCGGTAGAACAGGTATTGGATCAAATAGAGGCTTTCTGGGCTATTTTGTAA
- the pruA gene encoding L-glutamate gamma-semialdehyde dehydrogenase encodes MSFGLFNVPTPVNEPVKEYRPGSPEREAVKKALQDFRSVETDIPMYIGGQEVRTDRKIRVAPPHDHQHTLGYFHEGDAQHVEQAIEAALAAKDNWANLSWEHRASIFLKAADLLAGPYRARINAATMLGQSKNAFQAEIDSACELIDFLRFNVHYATDIYRQQPNSSPGVWNRLEYRPLEGFVFALTPFNFTAIAGNLPTSAAMMGNTVVWKPAYTQVLSAKVIMEVLLEAGLPDGVINLIYVDGPVAGDKIFNHPDFAGIHFTGSTGVFQAIWGTIGANIHKYNSYPRIVGETGGKDFVLVHESADADEVATGLVRGAFEYQGQKCSAASRAYVPSSLWPAIETKVKEFLSEIKMGATEDFTNFINAVIDERSFKKIKAYIDAAKQSDQVKIVAGGNYDGSKGYFIEPTVLQVNDPNYRTMCEEIFGPVLSVYVYEPSEFESILQIVNSTSPYALTGSIFAKDRYVIEHTSKVLQNAAGNFYINDKPTGAVVGQQPFGGARASGTNDKAGSALNLYRWVSARTIKETYVTPRHFAYPFLQAD; translated from the coding sequence ATGTCATTTGGATTATTCAACGTTCCAACGCCGGTTAATGAGCCGGTAAAAGAGTATCGTCCTGGTTCTCCAGAGCGCGAAGCAGTAAAAAAAGCTTTGCAGGATTTTCGATCGGTAGAAACAGACATTCCTATGTATATCGGTGGCCAGGAGGTTCGCACAGACCGTAAAATCCGGGTCGCACCCCCTCACGATCATCAGCATACACTCGGCTATTTTCATGAAGGCGATGCTCAACATGTTGAACAGGCAATTGAAGCCGCATTAGCCGCAAAAGATAATTGGGCGAATTTATCCTGGGAGCACCGGGCCAGCATTTTCCTAAAAGCGGCTGATCTACTCGCTGGACCATATCGGGCACGAATAAATGCTGCAACAATGCTTGGTCAGTCGAAAAACGCTTTTCAGGCAGAAATCGACTCTGCATGTGAGCTGATCGATTTTCTGCGATTCAATGTCCATTATGCAACGGATATCTACCGGCAGCAACCAAACTCTTCGCCGGGCGTCTGGAATCGACTTGAGTACCGTCCCCTCGAAGGATTCGTTTTTGCCCTGACTCCCTTCAATTTTACCGCTATTGCCGGTAATCTACCCACATCGGCCGCAATGATGGGAAACACAGTCGTTTGGAAACCAGCCTATACGCAGGTTTTATCGGCTAAAGTCATTATGGAGGTGTTACTGGAGGCAGGTTTACCTGATGGCGTCATAAATCTGATTTATGTAGATGGTCCGGTGGCTGGCGATAAAATTTTCAACCATCCCGATTTTGCAGGCATACACTTTACAGGTAGTACAGGCGTATTTCAAGCGATTTGGGGTACAATTGGCGCGAACATACACAAGTACAATTCATATCCGCGAATTGTTGGTGAAACAGGAGGGAAAGACTTCGTGCTTGTGCATGAATCCGCAGATGCCGATGAAGTAGCTACTGGTCTTGTACGTGGAGCATTTGAATATCAGGGACAAAAATGCTCAGCTGCATCACGCGCCTATGTTCCATCATCGCTTTGGCCGGCTATCGAAACCAAAGTAAAAGAGTTTCTGAGCGAGATAAAGATGGGCGCAACTGAAGACTTTACCAACTTCATTAACGCTGTCATTGATGAACGATCCTTTAAAAAGATCAAAGCTTATATCGATGCCGCTAAACAGAGTGATCAGGTAAAAATCGTGGCAGGAGGGAACTACGACGGTTCTAAGGGGTATTTTATCGAGCCAACCGTGCTTCAGGTAAATGATCCGAACTATAGAACAATGTGCGAAGAGATATTCGGGCCGGTATTATCAGTTTATGTGTATGAACCATCGGAGTTCGAATCGATACTACAGATTGTGAACAGTACCTCACCTTATGCGTTGACAGGATCTATTTTTGCGAAGGATCGATATGTGATCGAACATACTTCGAAAGTACTCCAGAATGCCGCCGGTAATTTTTATATTAACGATAAACCTACCGGAGCAGTAGTAGGACAACAGCCATTTGGGGGAGCGCGAGCGTCGGGAACGAACGATAAAGCGGGATCAGCTTTAAATTTATATCGCTGGGTTTCGGCACGTACAATTAAGGAAACCTACGTGACTCCCAGGCACTTCGCTTATCCATTCCTACAGGCCGACTAA